In one Brassica oleracea var. oleracea cultivar TO1000 chromosome C9, BOL, whole genome shotgun sequence genomic region, the following are encoded:
- the LOC106318756 gene encoding 2-hydroxyacyl-CoA lyase, with protein sequence MADDSAATPPSIDGNTLVAKSLSHLGVTHMFGVVGIPVTSLATRAMALGIRFIAFHNEQSAGYAASAYGYLTGKPGILLTVSGPGCVHGLAGLSNAWANTWPMVMISGSCDQRDAGRGDFQELDQIEAVKAFSKLSEKARDVREIPNCVSRVLNRAGSGRPGGCYLDLPSDVLRQRIVESEADDLVAKVVGAFSDHVPAARASEIESAVTLLRKAERPLIVFGKGAAYSRAEDELKKLVELTGIPFLPTPMGKGLLPDTHELSATAARSLAIGKCDVALVVGARLNWLLHFGEAPKWSKDVSFVLVDVSEEEIELRKPHLGIVGDAKTVVGLLNREIKDDPFCLGKTNPWVEAISKKARENGEKMELQLAKDVVPFNFLTPMRIIRDAILAVEGPSPVVVSEGANTMDVGRSVLVQREPRTRLDAGTWGTMGVGLGYCIAAAVACPDRLVVAVEGDSGFGFSAMEVETLVRYNLPVVVIVFNNGGVYGGDRRSPEEISGPHKEDPAPTSFVPNAGYHKLIEAFGGKGYIVETPDELRSALSESFAARKPAVVNVIIDPFAGAESGRLQHKN encoded by the exons ATGGCGGATGATTCAGCAGCCACTCCACCGTCAATCGACGGCAACACCCTCGTCGCGAAATCCCTATCCCATCTCGGCGTCACCCACATGTTCGGCGTCGTGGGAATCCCCGTCACCTCCCTAGCCACCCGCGCCATGGCTCTCGGCATCCGCTTCATCGCCTTCCACAACGAGCAGTCCGCCGGGTACGCCGCCTCCGCGTACGGCTACCTCACTGGCAAACCGGGAATCCTCCTCACCGTCTCGGGCCCGGGGTGCGTCCACGGCCTCGCGGGTCTGTCCAACGCCTGGGCCAACACCTGGCCGATGGTGATGATCTCCGGCTCGTGCGATCAGAGAGACGCCGGGCGCGGGGATTTCCAGGAGCTCGATCAGATCGAGGCTGTTAAAGCCTTCTCGAAGCTATCGGAGAAGGCGAGGGACGTTCGCGAGATCCCCAATTGCGTTTCTAGGGTTTTGAATCGAGCCGGGTCGGGTCGACCCGGCGGGTGTTATCTGGATCTTCCGTCTGACGTGTTGCGTCAGAGGATCGTTGAGTCCGAGGCGGATGATCTGGTGGCTAAAGTCGTGGGAGCCTTTAGTGATCACGTGCCTGCGGCACGTGCTTCGGAGATTGAATCTGCGGTTACGCTTCTGAGGAAGGCAGAGAGGCCGTTGATTGTGTTCGGTAAAGGAGCTGCGTATTCGCGAGCGGAGGATGAGTTGAAGAAGCTCGTGGAGCTTACTGGGATACCTTTCCTCCCTACTCCGATGGGGAAAGGCTTGTTGCCGGATACCCACGAGCTGTCTGCTACTGCGGCGAGGTCGCTTGCGATTGGGAAATGCGACGTCGCTTTGGTGGTTGGAGCTAGGCTTAACTGGCTTCTCCATTTCGGCGAGGCTCCGAAATGGTCTAAAGACGTGAGCTTTGTGCTTGTTGATGTCTCCGAGGAGGAGATTGAGCTGAGGAAGCCTCACTTGGGGATCGTCGGAGATGCTAAGACGGTGGTGGGTTTGTTGAACAGGGAGATAAAGGACGATCCTTTTTGTCTGGGGAAGACGAATCCGTGGGTGGAGGCGATCTCCAAGAAGGCGAGAGAGAACGGTGAGAAGATGGAGTTGCAGCTTGCGAAAGATGTGGTTCCTTTCAACTTCTTGACTCCTATGAGGATCATCAGAGACGCGATTTTGGCGGTGGAAGGACCGAGTCCTGTTGTGGTGTCGGAAGGGGCTAACACGATGGATGTGGGGAGATCGGTTTTGGTTCAGAGAGAGCCGAGGACGAGGCTTGATGCAGGGACTTGGGGGACAATGGGTGTTGGTTTGGGTTATTGTATTGCTGCTGCTGTTGCTTGTCCTGATCGGCTTGTTGTTGCTGTTGAAGGTGACTCTGGTTTTGGATTCAGCGCCATGGAAGTTGAG ACATTGGTTAGATACAATCTTCCTGTGGTGGTGATTGTCTTCAACAACGGTGGTGTATATGGCGGTGACAGGAGGAGTCCTGAAGAGATCTCGGGTCCTCATAAAGAAGATCCAGCACCAACGTCGTTTGTTCCAAATGCAGGGTATCACAAGCTTATTGAAGCTTTTGGAGGCAAAGGGTATATTGTGGAAACGCCCGACGAGCTTAGATCTGCTCTCTCTGAGTCTTTTGCTGCTAGAAAACCAGCGGTGGTTAATGTTATTATAGATCCTTTTGCTGGTGCTGAGAGTGGGAGGTTGCAGCACAAGAACTAG
- the LOC106313971 gene encoding uncharacterized protein LOC106313971, with the protein MGDENLAEKVSLRGSCGKEEIVEELRNCLPKWVTQEQVTDMVRGTCRNVVEIVDDFYEHETIFYEQVPADVISFSSRDGFSSGNHDSLVSKLELLNCETEGNVTRQSSQFHKLTSMASSQKISLSPVKRNRKIKGKPKKKGKASSKFDSAGPKQASITKFFNKVPSDDTKA; encoded by the coding sequence ATGGGTGATGAGAATCTTGCTGAGAAAGTTTCATTGCGAGGGTCATGTGGTAAGGAGGAGATTGTGGAAGAGCTTAGGAACTGTTTGCCCAAATGGGTTACACAAGAACAAGTAACAGATATGGTTAGAGGCACGTGTAGGAACGTAGTTGAGATAGTTGATGACTTCTATGAACACGAGACTATATTCTACGAGCAAGTCCCTGCTGATGTTATATCTTTTAGTTCTAGAGATGGGTTTAGTTCGGGTAACCATGACTCCCTTGTTTCGAAACTGGAGCTTCTAAACTGTGAAACCGAGGGAAATGTAACTCGTCAGTCATCGCAGTTTCACAAGCTCACGAGCATGGCTAGTTCACAGAAGATCAGCCTTTCTCCTGTGAAAAGGAACAGAAAGATCAAAGGTAAACCAAAGAAGAAAGGAAAAGCTTCTTCTAAGTTTGATTCTGCAGGTCCAAAGCAAGCTTCGATTACTAAGTTCTTCAACAAGGTTCCTTCAGATGATACCAAGGCTTAA
- the LOC106313770 gene encoding uncharacterized protein LOC106313770: MGNYVSSALSKTSSSSSPAARVILPNGEVRRIHEPTKAAELMMEIPSFFLVDAKSLKIGRKFNPLAADDDLQIKSCHVYIAFPMTRATSAANASDMARLFAAAKKRQRSRVGPKSSGVGTAVKSCHNGRVSPDGGEDDVKMISAGSKLNLEDIEEFSAAEFMHRISVSKSKKPKLETIVEESLS, encoded by the coding sequence ATGGGAAACTACGTTTCTTCCGCTCTAAGCAAAACGTCTTCTTCGTCTTCCCCGGCGGCGAGAGTGATTCTCCCTAACGGTGAGGTCCGTCGTATCCACGAGCCGACTAAAGCCGCAGAGCTAATGATGGAGATTCCAAGCTTCTTCCTCGTAGACGCCAAGTCGTTAAAAATCGGCCGGAAGTTTAACCCGTTAGCCGCCGATGATGATCTTCAAATAAAAAGCTGCCACGTGTATATCGCTTTCCCTATGACGCGTGCCACGTCAGCAGCTAACGCTTCGGATATGGCAAGATTATTCGCAGCAGCCAAGAAACGACAACGCAGCCGAGTCGGACCTAAATCTTCTGGTGTCGGAACAGCCGTGAAAAGCTGTCACAACGGAAGAGTATCGCCGGACGGAGGAGAAGATGACGTCAAGATGATATCAGCGGGATCAAAGCTGAACTTGGAAGACATAGAAGAGTTTTCGGCGGCGGAGTTTATGCATAGAATCTCAGTTTCGAAATCTAAGAAGCCGAAGTTAGAAACTATAGTTGAAGAATCTTTGTCTTAA
- the LOC106315210 gene encoding LOW QUALITY PROTEIN: uncharacterized protein LOC106315210 (The sequence of the model RefSeq protein was modified relative to this genomic sequence to represent the inferred CDS: deleted 1 base in 1 codon; substituted 1 base at 1 genomic stop codon) yields the protein NEDLAVLIAMIILSCCVTSQVTASDLLSNPSLRCEKFEWWHCHYYPYXHPKPHWPFPRSARKGFPPLPAGYNPHFHPIPFHPQLVVTKCLSDCKKVKTCLADIAKAFYTRKPLIGTECCASILKMDRNCDKTIFGAYHNHFFDWVVKLHCSTKAGSTPYAPSPA from the exons AATGAAGATCTCGCAGTTCTTATTGCTATGATAATCTTATCATGCTGTGTCACATCTCAAGTCACAGCAAGCGACTTGTTATCAAACCCATCATTGCGCTGTGAAAAGTTTGAATGGTGGCATTGCCATTACTACCCTTACTAACACCCTAAACCACATTGGCCGTTCCCACGCTCTGCCCGAAAGGGTTTTCCGCCTCTCCCTGCCGGCTACAACCCCCACTTCCACCCAATTCCGTTCCATCCACAACTGGTAGTAACCAAATGCTTGTCTGATTGCAAGAAGGTA AAAACATGTTTGGCGGATATCGCTAAGGCTTTTTACACTCGCAAACCTCTTATTGGAACGGAATGTTGCGCTTCGATACTGAAGATGGATAGAAACTGTGATAAGACTATCTTTGGCGCTTACCATAACCATTTCTTTGACTGGGTTGTTAAGCTTCATTGCTCCACCAAAGCTGGATCGACTCCTTATGCTCCCTCGCCGGCTTAG